TCAGAAGAAAAACAGGCTTACCAAGCAAAAGTTAAAGCGCAACTTGATAAGTTGAACGCACAAATTGACGAACTCAAAGCCAAAGCCGCTCAAGCTAAAGCAGATGCGGCAATTGAGTATCAAAGTCAAATGCAAGAACTATACGTTAAGCGCGACGCAGCTCAATCTAAGCTCGCCGAACTCCAACAATCCGGGGAAGAAGCGTGGGAAGAGATTCAGGCTGGTTTTGAGCGA
The window above is part of the Lusitaniella coriacea LEGE 07157 genome. Proteins encoded here:
- a CDS encoding sll1863 family stress response protein, producing the protein MATSSEEKQAYQAKVKAQLDKLNAQIDELKAKAAQAKADAAIEYQSQMQELYVKRDAAQSKLAELQQSGEEAWEEIQAGFERAWNDLNSAFESATAKFK